Genomic DNA from Acipenser ruthenus chromosome 4, fAciRut3.2 maternal haplotype, whole genome shotgun sequence:
TGGGTGTTCCATTTTTATATGGggaaagttgaaatcccccattagtatgacgACTTCTTTACTACACGCTTTTCTAATGCTCggtatctgaatttggcggtctatagcatgcccctattttATAGCCATTtgaatttttgtctattattctgaTCCATATTTATTCTGCGTTgattttttcttccagatttaacacctaggtttcaagactatttttgatgtatagtgctacccctccacctcttctgtcctgcctgtctttcctatacagtgtgtacccactaatattatattcgtctccatcactctcagataaccaagtttctgtaacacctatcccATCagagttacttgttagtgcagtagcttcaagttctaacattttgtttttgagacttctagcatttagataaatacatttaatggctgtcttacctgagctgttgcccttgttttgatgtggtctcccttctgtgttttttattttttatttctccccccttcttttctagtttaaatgcttctgaaccttctcgaggatcctttctctgagtagattggttcccttgttatttaagtgcagtccgtcgcacctatatagatagtccttgttgtagatgatgttgtgtttGTCCCTCGTTCGATTTGTGGGGTCCAATAACGTGTCTTGTTATGtctaaatgttacatgttttcgcAGGGTTTTTCTGTATAAAGGGGCAGCTTGCACACTGCCGTGGGCTGTGTTGTTATGTACTGACCCTTGCTGAATAAAATCTTCTGCTTAAAGAACAAGATCTGGCTGCTGTCATCTGACTCCTTTCCATTTCCCTCAacgttgcacacacacacacacacatacatatatatatatatacagtatatataaaaaataaataccagtactgagctgtattgtaattttccaacatgtggaatatatttgattttattaatgattcaatggaatcaaccaaaattacacatttctcaaattataaatttatttccaaaagaaTGAAGTGTCataattattggcacccttgttttcagtactttgtgcaccctccccttgcaaggataatggcactgagtctttttctataatgtttaatgagattggagaacacattgggagggatcttagaccattcctccatacagaatctttccagatccttgttATCCtttggtctgcgcttatggactgcccttttcaattgaaaccacaggttttcagtggggttcaagtccggagactgagatggccattgcaaaatgttgattttgtggtcaattaaccatttctttgtggaaattgaagtgtgcttggggtcattgtcttgctggaagatccacttgcggccaagtttcagcctcctggtagaggcaaccaggtttttggctaaaatgtcctggtactgggtagagttcatgatgccgttgaccttaacaagtgccccaggaccagtggaagcaaaacagccccacaacatcaaagatccaccaccatattttacagtaggtatgaggttcttttctgcacacgcatccttctttcgacgccaaacccaccgctggtgtatgtggccaaagagctctattttcgtctcatctgaccatagcacccggttccaatcgaagtgccaataccgtttagcaaactccaggcgcttacatttgttggttgctctcaataaaagctttttttttctggcaacccttccagatagcctattggcatggaggtggcgtctaattgtagatttggagacttggtgacccccagatgcaaccaagttctgtaattctccaactgtggcccttggatttccctttgcctcctgaaccatctgcctcactgtgcgtgggggcaagatacacttgtgtcctctaccaggcaagtttaccactgttccagtggttttgaacttcttaactAATGCCCTAATAGTGGTGGTAactggtatatttagttttttagctattgttttgtacccattgcctgatttatgaaggtcaacaaccatttgtctcttttcatttgtgagttctttgcctttactcatggtgatggatgacaaatggatttcatttgcgtgttacctcatttttataccccagtgaaacagaaagccttggaaggccacaatacagttccttaagactgggATTAACTTAAAGAAgaagaatgttaatgcagatttaattttgtttgattttatttataagaatctttaggggtaccaataattctgacacctatctttttgagaaaaaatgttattacttgttaataaaaaacgtttttctctgagcaattgtattagaataaaagaatatggttttcccgtatatttgagcataaaatataacTCATTacctgtggtgtttattttatacagtcttttttgctcatctttatcaagggtgccaatcattttggaggtgactgtgtgtgtgtgtgtgtatgtatgtatgtatgtatgtatgtatgtatgtatgtatgtatgtatgtatgtgtatatatatatatatatatatatatatatatatatatatatatatgttgaatTGGAAGGCTCTTTACAACAATgatgaagaaaataaaagcataaagtAAGGGAAGGGAAACTTGGagtcaaaaatgaaaataaagtaattatttctttgttatttttctaCCCACTTaatctttccctctctctctctctctctccatccacACATTCTCTCTACTCGCTCCTGTCTCCCACTCTTCCAGGCATTTCCACGCACCCCCTTATATCCCCTCGCTCTCCCGCCCCTTACACCAGACCCCTGCCCCTATGTCTCTCACATTATTCCTGCAACCcattcccctacacacacacatgcaccatgcaacccctgcacacacacaaattatattatattatattatattatattatattatattatatatagttattattgagtttttactgtatatttaattttcCCTTTTGTCCTGCAGACATTAAAAAGAACCCTGTAAACATGATCCAGCCATGTTTAATGATGACATCTGCAgtaaaataacactaaacaaaGTCAAGTTTATCATTCCACTTTAAATCCAAGGAGAAACTACATCTAGATACAGCATTCCTTTTAACCATCATGCCAGATATCAAAAGTGTATAGGAATAGAAAGaagagtatattattattattattattattattattattattattattattattattattattattattattatttaaatattttgcaaaaaCTTTTAACAAAACAGGGCATGTTTTATTGAATTCAGTCATTTCAACTGATATTAGGTCATGGTAATTTCATTTCTAGATACCTACAGTCCaaatttgaagtgatttttaatgTCATGCTAACAATTCTGGTATGCTCTATAATATGCCAATGTTTTCAATGCAAAACGAGCAGAGCCATGAAAACGAGGTCTCTGCCACACCAGATAGTAATGTACAGTAAGCAGAGTTGCAGAGCTACACAGTTTTTATCAGATTAGCTGCCACAATAATGTGTCCGTTGATAAATTGTAGCTTAAACATTTGTCCACATTTTAATCGAGGTATCAAACTCTAAACCTTAATATTTCAAGTCTGATATCTGcttatgtttaatgtttaaatattaataaatattcgTCAACAAATAAGttggacatttttaaattatcCTTGTATGATCAGTACGGGGTGCGCGACAGTGCAATATTAATCAAGGCTTGGTGTAATTTGGTCCTCCAACCAGCAGAGGGTATTTCTCGCTCACTTTCGCCGCAGTGACAAGTCAAAGAAAAACATCTCcttgattgtttgaaaaaaacatGGGGTCATAGATTTCTGTTCCGCCGCTGTACATGAGACTGCttccagtttgtttttgtttacattttgaatcTTTAAATCCGtaaacttttttatattttttttaatatatagacaCAGTACTGAAATATCGCCGTGTTTAGGGTTATTGAATCATGGCATGACCCCGTTACATGAAAGTGACGTTATTTTGGGCATTGCAGGCAGCCgtcttttgaatttgtttttgtgttctgaTTTGCAAAGATGCCGCTGGGGTTGAAGCCTTGCTGTAGCATTTGCAAGACCAATTCCTCCTCAATGTGGAAGAAAGGCAATCAGGGTGAGATCCTGTGCAATAATTGTACAGGGAAGAGCGCCAACTGCAGTGGTGCCACGGGAACACCCTCCTCCATAGCACAACAAAATAATGGTGGCGGAAAACAGGTACATTGTTTCCAAATACTCTATTATTACTTTAAATGTTGAGTGGTAAAATGCGTccatcaatatttttattttatttaatgttgtgTATAATATCGGTAGTGCGTGTAATTATATGAGTATCAAACTAGGTGAATAGGTTGGGTTCTTTAATAGAAACAGGTGGATTTTGGGCAgctatatgttatttatttttatttgtattttctttccaGTCGAAACAAGAGAACCACAGGCGGTCAGCGCGATTAAGAAACACCAAATACAAGGCCCCAGCTTCTGAGAAGAAAGTTTCTACCAAAGGGAAAGGCAGACGTCATATATTTAAACTTAAAAATGTAAGGGCTTAATCAGTTTTTGTGTGCAGATTACGCCAGTAAAGATACTTGGAAATCTACAACATAGCATAGTTTTCAAACATCtctattaaattaattaaaaatttgGTCTGTTATGGCTTGTGGTTGATAAATGATGATTGGTTGTGTTTATGGAGTGTGCCTCAGattcattgcaaaaaactacGTTAAGATCAgaggtgtagtgctatatttagaagtgaagGGTCGCAATTATTCAGTAATAGTACGcttttttcttaatttagttttgttGTAAATTCTTTGTATTTCAGCCAATTAAAGCACCAGAACCTGTATCTACAATAATCACTTCTGAATCAGTGTTTTACAAGGTAAGGATAAttgttacaaatatttttaaCTGCAGTTGGATTGATCTGCATGGCTGATCCAGGCTTGCCTTCACTGCTCTCTTTGTTCTAGGGTGTGTATTATCAGGTTGGAGATGTTATCAAAGTGATCGATGAAGAGGATAGAAAGCCATACTATGCTCAGATCCGGGGGTTTATTCAAGATCAGTACTGTGAAAAGAGTGCAGCCCTGACTTGGCTCATTCCCACCCAGGCCAGCCTAAGAGACCAGTTTGATCCAGCTACCTATATAGTCGGTGAGTGTGGAGTGGAACTAGGGCAAATAAATCAAAATGCTGTCAGAATGGTATAATTGTTATCAACACGGGTCAGTGCTGTTCTGGCTACCcagggtcacaatcctgcatagtgtgaaatCAGGTACCTGGGTCGTACTCGGGTTGACCTGAGATGCTTGgttggaagcgtctgtaacaagctacTTCTGGAGCATTGATACACACGTTGCGTACTTGCATTTTTCACATGAGGTCCTGACCCAGATAGGTTCCGatctgggtagagcatgccagtgtgaaaggggctcaagGTTGATTTCAAAATAGCTGACTGGAATAACAAAGTTGAACTTCAAGTCATTTTAGTGGTGTCATTAAACCCAGCTAATCAGTTCCTCTAACAGTACAGATTGCACAGATCCTTCGGTCTGGGATACTCGTCTGGTAGATGCATACATAAACAGTAAATATTCTTAATGTTATATAAAAACTGTCTCACTCATTGAGGTCTGAGAGATTGTTGGTTAGAAAGTATGTGAAATACTGTTGCCCACTATGATGATTTTTCTGTAGCATGTTCTCTTGCCACCTGCCTATTCTGTGATCGTGATGACTTATTGCATCTTTTAGGACCAGAGGAGGACCTTCCAAGAAAAATGGAGTACTTGGAATTTGTGTGCCACGCCCCTTCTGAATATTTCAAGTCTCGCTCTTGTCCCTTTCCCACCATTCCAGTTCGACCTGAAAAGGGCTACATATGGACTCACATTGGACCCATGTCTGCTATTGCAATCAAAGAATCTGTCGGAAACAGTTTGTAGCCTGGTTTGGTAGAGTTATTCTCTGCCTATGAAGTGCCTGGACTGATGTATAAGAAAGTTGAAATTGAAAGTGGTGGAGATTGTTTCAATTTTCTGGGCCAGCAAAAACTTTAGTAAATCATAATTTGaggatatgaaaaatatataaatgtagagatgtaaataaataaaatggttttgcCTGGTTGTTCTTGCATAGTCACGATATGCATTCTTGTCCCAAACAAAGATGCCACGTTCACACTTTATTGCCTGCAATCCATTGATGATAGAACACAAAGCTAGGTTTCAGTGTTTGCAAACTATTTGTGGCAGAATACAGAGATGGCACGTTGTAAAGTTTGATTCCTTTAGTTGGATTGcagaataaaatacagtaaactatGAGAACATTTAAAGGTGGTGAAATTACAAATATAGGTTTAAAAGCTATgcaaatattgtaaaaacaataatctttttgaaaaaaattcaATATACTAACCAGAAGTACCGAAGACTTTTACAGTTTTATGAGCAGAGGAAGGGGCCCAGGACTTATTCACCTAACTTCTCATAATTGTTAGATACTCAGAAAgagatttatttgtaaataaatacaaaatgcctAATGTCTTTTGTGTCCTTGAATTAttctgttgtatttattattttctaattttaaaCCCACAATAGACTGCATCACCGAGGTTAAAATTAGCCTATATTATGAAGCATTCCCCTAAGTGGAGCTTGTATGAGGTTGCAATACCACTGCCGTTGCTGCACCTACCATTACTAATAGCTAATAAAACATTTCAGTAGGTAACTTCACATTGTCAGTGTTCTGGAACCTCTGGTCATAATGATGTAGACCACATATGGTCTTTTTAGCTGGTACACAATTGTATTCTATGATTATCCATTTGTGTCATTCTTTTAATCTATGACCATATTATTGATACAGACCACTCGCTTTCAGACAGGGTCTTTACACTCTATTTagtgattctctcaataaaagAATACCATTACAGTATCCAGTAGAAATTCGCAATTTCACTGCCACATAAAAGGACTTTATTTTCAATGACAAAAAATCATGTTTGTACTTGTATGTACTTACAGCAACGGTAATTCAAATGaatgtattacattaaaaaaagtaaatataatatatagtttATAATAATGAAAGTACTAATTTCAAATTTCTCTTACCACAATCTAAAACCATCATGGGCTCAAAAATCATTGACAAAACTAACAATGTTTTTATAATTCAAATGatctgttttgaaatcaacacacaCAAGTAGTAATAGCGGATTCCTGATTTATAATCTAATTTATAGGACAATGAGAGTTTTTGTAAGGCATTATTTGCCTAATCCTGTTATCTGTAGAATGAACAAGAACAGTTTAATTACATCCAGGTACAGGTTCAGTGCAGCAAATACATACTCCTCTGGGTTTATGCTGTATTTGTGATTTCCTCCCAACATCAACTGCGTGTCAATAACcagatactaaaaaaaaaaaaaaacaagaaaagaaaacccTGCATGGTATTACTTTCTTGAAAGATTATTACAATTAAGTGTTTGAAGCTGTAGTTCAGGAGGCAGGTTATGCATTCAAATCTCAGACTGTAAAGgttaatattacatttatatatatatatatatatatatatatatatatatatatatatatatatatatatatatatatatatatataatgtgatggATAAATACTTACAACTGCAAAGATCAATGTTCCAATGGAAGCATAAACTATCTGCAGCCACTGCAATAGATAATAGGGAATAAACAAAAATCAGATTTCTTGTGAAGGTTCAGATTTTGTATTACTAATTCCTACATCCCTTTGGGGATtactttattacattattttccacAGTTCCAAAACTGAACCAATCTGGTTTGTGTATCTGTTTGTATCAATGGGGTTACCTTGCTGTTTTTGTACTTTATGTTCATCTGCGTTTATTGGGTTTGCTCCCCTTTGGCACATCATTGTGGCAATCTCACTTAAAAATCGGAGGCTTTTTCATTGGTACCTTCTTATTTGAGTGCTCTGGTAGAAGGGGCTAGCATTAGTTGTAGCTTacactctcaggattctgttcatTTAGCTGTTACAGGGCTCAaacacgtttgggagaattataTTTTGCACATCAACTCCTGAAGACATGGAATTGTTTGAAAATGGAATTTGATCATTTTTCGTTTTCTGGTTATaaagacagtatttcagaattgcttagaacctcctgccaatgcttctccttcagtccacattacCAAATAGATACGTCCTATGtattctgttctttgatctctgtaTGATGCTGATTAAGTCTGAACCacacatgttttttattgtgttgcttgtatttttatattttttttccccaggacccccttgtaatgAGGCATCtatctcaatgggtaaatctactggttaaataaaaaatacataaaataaaatgtatccaTCTGTCCACCAGGGTAGAAGGTATGGGGAACAGATGAACCAATAAAAAATTGAACTCACCAGCCACCAACAACATTTCTGTGTAGCACAGCTATGCAAGGAGTCATGAACGAAGTAACAGAAAATTATTTGAAGCTAAAGGAATGCTGAGAGGTCTGAGAAAGAAGACTGCTCTGTTTGACTTGGGAAATAAACAAACCATTTTACAGTAACTGTAATCAGGGACCTACTATCTACTTGACTCCTGCTCTTAAATACTTTTACTGAACTTGGAAAGTTAAAATACTTACGCGGCTCCGAATGATTGCACATAGTATTCCAAATGCTA
This window encodes:
- the LOC117399887 gene encoding GATA zinc finger domain-containing protein 1, yielding MPLGLKPCCSICKTNSSSMWKKGNQGEILCNNCTGKSANCSGATGTPSSIAQQNNGGGKQSKQENHRRSARLRNTKYKAPASEKKVSTKGKGRRHIFKLKNPIKAPEPVSTIITSESVFYKGVYYQVGDVIKVIDEEDRKPYYAQIRGFIQDQYCEKSAALTWLIPTQASLRDQFDPATYIVGPEEDLPRKMEYLEFVCHAPSEYFKSRSCPFPTIPVRPEKGYIWTHIGPMSAIAIKESVGNSL